The Clostridioides sp. ES-S-0010-02 genome window below encodes:
- a CDS encoding N-acetylmuramoyl-L-alanine amidase — translation MKICITVGHSILKSGACTSADGVVNEYQYNKSLAPVLADTFRKEGHKVDVIICPEKQFKTKNEEKSYKIPKVNNGEYDLLIELHLNASDGQGKGSEVLYYSNKGLEYATRICKKLGTVFKNRGAKLDKGLYILNSSKPTAILIESFFCDNKEDYEKAKKLGYEGMAKLIVEGVLNKTINNVEVGKMYKHTIVFEGEVDRIPALILSWRYEKEKCLVCDIKDYVPGRTENLYIVGAGACNKIKSITEEKFTEIQGKDRFETTKKALEFIKR, via the coding sequence ATGAAAATATGTATTACAGTAGGACACAGTATTTTAAAAAGTGGCGCATGTACTTCTGCTGATGGAGTAGTTAACGAGTATCAATATAATAAATCTCTTGCACCAGTATTAGCAGATACATTCAGAAAAGAAGGTCATAAGGTAGATGTAATAATATGCCCCGAAAAGCAGTTTAAAACTAAGAATGAAGAAAAGTCATATAAAATACCTAAAGTTAATAATGGAGAATATGATTTACTTATAGAGTTACATTTAAATGCAAGTGATGGTCAAGGAAAAGGCTCAGAGGTGCTATATTATAGTAATAAAGGTTTAGAGTATGCAACTAGAATATGTAAGAAACTAGGCACAGTATTTAAAAATAGAGGTGCTAAATTAGACAAAGGATTATATATTTTAAATAGTTCCAAGCCTACAGCCATATTAATTGAAAGTTTCTTCTGTGATAATAAAGAAGATTATGAGAAGGCTAAGAAACTTGGATATGAAGGTATGGCCAAGTTAATTGTAGAAGGTGTATTGAATAAAACTATAAATAATGTAGAGGTAGGTAAAATGTATAAACACACAATAGTTTTTGAAGGAGAAGTTGATAGAATACCAGCATTAATACTTAGCTGGAGGTATGAAAAAGAAAAATGCTTGGTATGTGATATAAAAGATTACGTACCAGGAAGGACAGAAAATCTATATATAGTAGGAGCAGGAGCATGTAACAAAATAAAATCTATAACTGAAGAAAAATTTACAGAGATACAAGGAAAAGATAGATTTGAAACTACTAAAAAAGCATTAGAATTTATAAAAAGATAG
- a CDS encoding phage holin family protein, producing the protein MDNLISFIPEQLLILVAALYVIGAGCKKYKQLDNKYIPVVLLVLGIGFSVWMLGLNPSAVLQGVICWGISIGINQTYKQLKEENK; encoded by the coding sequence ATGGATAATTTAATAAGTTTCATACCTGAGCAGTTGCTAATTTTAGTTGCTGCTCTTTATGTTATAGGAGCAGGTTGTAAGAAGTATAAACAGTTAGATAACAAGTATATTCCAGTAGTGTTATTAGTGCTTGGGATAGGTTTTTCAGTATGGATGCTGGGATTAAATCCTAGTGCAGTCTTACAAGGTGTAATTTGCTGGGGTATATCTATAGGTATAAATCAAACTTACAAACAATTAAAGGAGGAAAATAAATAA
- a CDS encoding hemolysin XhlA family protein — protein MNEELFKDNLKRHEVTINKHNDEIDELKVANIESKAELKALCENLNSLTSMLKWLIGTMITTLVGFFIFAIQRGIF, from the coding sequence ATGAATGAAGAACTTTTCAAAGATAATTTGAAACGACATGAGGTAACAATAAATAAACATAATGATGAAATAGACGAATTAAAAGTAGCAAATATAGAGTCTAAAGCAGAATTAAAAGCATTATGTGAGAATTTAAACTCGCTTACAAGTATGTTGAAGTGGTTAATTGGTACAATGATTACAACCCTTGTAGGATTCTTTATATTTGCAATACAGAGAGGAATATTTTAA
- a CDS encoding phage tail protein, whose protein sequence is MAQTQYYTLLTEIGKAAIANATALGTRVDFAKIKVGDGGGSAYIPTETQTTLKNVVWESTLEHVQADKKNPNWIVIQKTITGDTGTFTIREVGIFDSKDQLLAVSSYPETYKPAPDSGTVKEILIKIILAVSNTASINLKIDPTVVLATLKDIQDVNTKIDTTKTELTSNLETAKTEINNKIGDTTLLETTDKTNIVSALNEVKTSVDSIETTAEKTSIKDTDNLFESDNVEGALKEVMQEVKNNRTSIISTVNSNLIPM, encoded by the coding sequence TTGGCACAAACACAATATTATACATTACTTACAGAAATAGGTAAGGCGGCTATAGCAAATGCTACAGCACTTGGGACTAGAGTTGATTTTGCAAAAATAAAAGTTGGGGATGGTGGTGGAAGTGCATATATTCCAACGGAAACTCAGACAACACTTAAAAATGTAGTGTGGGAAAGCACCTTAGAGCATGTTCAAGCAGATAAAAAAAATCCTAATTGGATAGTTATTCAAAAGACCATCACTGGGGATACTGGAACCTTTACAATTAGAGAAGTAGGGATATTTGACTCTAAAGACCAACTTTTAGCAGTATCTAGTTATCCTGAAACTTATAAACCTGCTCCGGATTCGGGAACAGTAAAAGAAATATTAATTAAAATTATATTAGCTGTGTCTAATACAGCAAGTATAAATTTAAAAATAGACCCAACTGTTGTTTTAGCTACACTCAAAGATATACAAGATGTAAACACTAAAATAGATACAACTAAAACAGAGTTAACAAGCAATCTAGAAACTGCTAAGACAGAGATTAATAATAAAATAGGAGATACAACACTACTTGAAACAACAGATAAAACAAATATAGTTAGTGCATTAAATGAGGTAAAAACTAGTGTAGATAGTATAGAAACAACAGCAGAGAAAACAAGTATAAAAGATACAGATAATTTATTTGAAAGCGATAATGTAGAGGGAGCATTAAAAGAAGTAATGCAAGAAGTAAAAAATAATAGAACTAGTATTATATCAACTGTAAATAGTAATCTAATACCAATGTAG
- a CDS encoding DUF2313 domain-containing protein: MKLIDKLPSFYSNNVTRKIQDAYDIELEMLRETYDDTFDQCFVDTATWGLDYWENILSIKNRFDLSIEDRRSNIKAKMRGKGTTTIEVIKAIGEAYTKTNVDVEVFSNLFSFTLSFITNNCSYNTILELDKKIEEIKPAHLEHKFEMILYNQNGLYTGAMASTGETVTIYPYTPKDITCFGEMIFASGNNKSAERVTLYPKQEVI, translated from the coding sequence TTGAAATTAATTGATAAGCTACCTTCTTTTTATAGCAATAATGTTACTAGAAAGATACAAGATGCTTATGACATAGAACTAGAGATGCTTAGGGAAACATACGACGATACTTTTGACCAATGCTTTGTGGATACAGCAACGTGGGGACTTGATTACTGGGAAAATATTTTATCTATTAAAAATAGATTCGATTTAAGTATAGAAGATAGAAGAAGCAATATAAAAGCAAAGATGAGAGGCAAGGGTACAACTACAATAGAAGTTATAAAAGCGATAGGAGAGGCTTATACAAAGACTAATGTTGATGTAGAAGTGTTCAGTAATCTATTTAGTTTTACACTTAGTTTTATAACAAATAATTGCAGTTATAACACTATTTTAGAATTAGATAAGAAAATAGAAGAAATAAAACCAGCACATTTAGAACATAAATTTGAAATGATTTTATATAATCAAAATGGACTTTATACAGGAGCAATGGCTAGTACAGGAGAAACAGTTACAATCTACCCTTATACTCCTAAAGATATAACATGTTTTGGAGAAATGATATTTGCTAGTGGAAACAATAAAAGTGCGGAAAGGGTAACATTATATCCTAAACAGGAGGTGATATAA
- a CDS encoding baseplate J/gp47 family protein encodes MYSSQTYDVVKNRTLSNIDLNIYKGEGSFLSDMVSPVNSELAKFYIELSYLHKKAFIEDNFDDFLDKRVNEFGVYRKLGTEATGEVTFEGKAGTVVQNGTTISYNELLFVVIKDIEIGSEIEQNTSPIQALEIGIRYNIPANTEFKLQDEINGITKIYNNLAFQGGTEIETDEELKERFYKIQKNQATSGNKAHYEEWALEVDGVYNAKVYPRWDGAGTVKVLLFGQNNQAVEEEIITKCREHIEAEMPIGCTLTVTTPSSLNISISATIKLEAGYTLDFVKESFLESINDYLINVNKEIIYTKVSAILASVEGLHDFSNLLLNNRAENISFEEDKVPSVTTLEFSEVV; translated from the coding sequence ATGTATAGTAGCCAAACATATGATGTTGTGAAAAATAGGACCTTATCTAATATAGATTTAAATATCTATAAAGGCGAGGGTTCTTTTTTAAGTGATATGGTATCTCCTGTTAATAGTGAATTAGCAAAATTCTATATAGAACTTTCATATCTTCATAAGAAAGCTTTTATAGAAGATAACTTCGATGATTTTTTAGATAAACGAGTAAATGAATTTGGAGTGTATAGAAAACTAGGAACAGAAGCTACAGGGGAAGTGACATTCGAGGGAAAAGCTGGAACAGTAGTCCAAAACGGAACTACTATATCTTACAATGAGCTATTATTCGTAGTAATCAAAGATATAGAAATCGGTTCGGAAATCGAACAAAATACAAGCCCTATACAGGCTTTAGAAATCGGAATTAGATATAATATACCTGCAAACACAGAATTTAAGCTACAAGACGAAATAAATGGTATAACTAAAATTTATAATAATTTAGCATTCCAAGGTGGGACAGAAATAGAAACAGACGAAGAATTAAAAGAAAGATTCTATAAAATACAGAAAAACCAAGCTACAAGTGGAAATAAAGCACACTATGAGGAATGGGCTTTAGAGGTTGATGGTGTATATAATGCAAAAGTATATCCAAGATGGGATGGAGCAGGGACAGTTAAGGTTTTATTATTTGGTCAAAATAATCAAGCTGTTGAAGAAGAAATAATAACTAAATGTAGAGAACATATCGAAGCAGAAATGCCAATAGGATGTACACTAACAGTCACAACACCTTCATCACTTAATATAAGCATAAGTGCAACTATAAAGCTAGAAGCAGGGTATACACTAGATTTTGTAAAAGAGAGTTTCTTAGAAAGTATTAATGACTATTTAATAAATGTTAATAAAGAAATAATTTACACTAAAGTAAGTGCAATACTTGCAAGTGTAGAAGGTCTACATGACTTTAGTAACTTACTTTTAAATAATAGAGCTGAAAATATAAGTTTTGAAGAAGACAAAGTCCCAAGTGTTACGACGCTTGAGTTTAGTGAGGTGGTTTAA
- a CDS encoding DUF2634 domain-containing protein, which translates to MSTIFPFIGVPSDYEVSKEKELELFREVAWNFEKDEPIIENGDFKIVEGNEAIKVWVYKCIKTNRYEHEVYSWDYGTELSELIGQKYSKGLTESEASRYIKESLLVNPYILDVNVVNTRFTDDLLSVDITINTIYGEVEVNV; encoded by the coding sequence ATGAGTACAATATTCCCATTTATAGGAGTGCCATCAGATTATGAAGTATCAAAAGAAAAAGAGTTAGAATTATTCAGAGAAGTAGCTTGGAATTTTGAAAAAGATGAACCAATAATTGAAAATGGAGATTTTAAGATTGTTGAAGGAAATGAGGCTATAAAGGTCTGGGTGTATAAATGTATTAAAACTAATAGATATGAACATGAGGTATATTCGTGGGATTATGGAACAGAGCTATCTGAATTAATAGGTCAAAAGTATAGCAAAGGACTTACAGAAAGTGAAGCATCTAGATATATAAAAGAGTCTTTACTAGTTAATCCATATATACTAGATGTTAATGTTGTAAATACAAGGTTTACAGATGATTTATTAAGTGTAGACATAACTATAAACACGATTTATGGGGAGGTGGAAGTTAATGTATAG
- a CDS encoding DUF2577 family protein codes for MANPINEFIGIIREEGKHYNEPSFFIGKVKEKLPDLKIETNDIILEKEDILIDSWILDRQIELFDTETSQEHKHEIKNPFIDTFKPDDMVIMFKIGDKFAVVSKLVSL; via the coding sequence ATGGCTAATCCAATCAATGAATTTATAGGAATAATAAGAGAAGAAGGAAAGCATTACAATGAACCTTCTTTTTTTATTGGAAAAGTTAAAGAGAAATTACCAGATTTAAAGATAGAAACAAATGACATTATATTAGAAAAAGAAGATATCTTAATAGATAGTTGGATTCTTGATAGACAGATAGAATTATTTGATACAGAAACAAGTCAAGAACATAAACATGAAATAAAAAATCCATTTATAGATACCTTTAAGCCTGATGACATGGTTATAATGTTCAAAATAGGTGATAAATTTGCTGTTGTAAGTAAGCTGGTGAGTTTATAA
- a CDS encoding C40 family peptidase — protein MIINRSKDSSNTSISFTSKDMGFLLTQSEVSYNFKDKLVEDIAKQVFNDNKLAIGNIPKTGVKYTKMFIGVTGYDTIMSAYTEASKTTKKKYMIESNVDKFNIIEKGTVTLNVMFEEGMNLINTNFSESMENVKNKVLVVDQYGNKISEKVNDEIFKDVGVIMQKVIQQQENNTVDVESEFKGIEQTCNLKGYGDVSCITGRGVKVKDSYTGLVGLFYIDTDKHNWDSSGNYEIDLDLNFQNIMDEKTAGQDEQKEESSSLNGEGTLNGKEVKAEFSAYYPSNDPMEGGLYQKMDGKKLVPSNNTCAAPEALKFKTQIQAKCPGTNIDNKTYTVTDRGGVIKVVNGVYKIDILMSSKEECNKFGRRKGSIIIGDGTGYTNATGKAKELISIAKSKLGCKYVWGATGENTFDCSGFTQWCYKKIGISIPRVSKDQGKAGKAVSKGSLQPGDLVFFSSKGANGAIDHVGMFIGNGEFIHSPHSGDVVKISKLSGSYYTKNYVTAKRFL, from the coding sequence ATGATAATTAACAGGTCTAAAGACTCCAGTAATACTAGTATTAGCTTTACATCAAAAGACATGGGATTTTTACTTACTCAAAGCGAGGTATCATATAATTTTAAAGATAAATTAGTTGAAGATATTGCAAAACAAGTTTTTAATGACAATAAACTTGCAATAGGAAACATACCTAAAACTGGTGTTAAATATACGAAGATGTTTATTGGTGTAACTGGCTACGATACTATAATGAGTGCATATACAGAAGCTAGTAAGACAACTAAAAAAAAGTATATGATAGAGTCTAATGTAGATAAATTTAATATCATTGAAAAAGGAACTGTTACATTAAATGTTATGTTTGAAGAAGGTATGAATCTTATAAATACAAACTTCTCAGAAAGTATGGAGAATGTAAAAAACAAGGTATTAGTTGTAGACCAGTATGGTAATAAAATTAGTGAAAAGGTCAATGATGAGATTTTTAAGGATGTCGGAGTAATAATGCAAAAAGTTATACAACAACAAGAAAATAATACTGTAGATGTTGAAAGTGAGTTTAAAGGAATAGAACAGACTTGCAATTTAAAAGGGTATGGCGATGTAAGTTGTATAACTGGTAGAGGCGTAAAGGTAAAAGATTCTTATACTGGTTTAGTTGGGTTATTTTATATAGATACAGATAAACATAACTGGGACAGTTCTGGAAATTATGAGATAGACTTAGATTTGAACTTCCAAAACATTATGGATGAAAAGACAGCAGGACAGGACGAACAGAAGGAAGAAAGTTCTAGTTTGAATGGAGAAGGTACACTAAATGGTAAAGAAGTAAAAGCAGAATTTTCAGCATACTATCCATCAAATGACCCTATGGAAGGTGGACTATATCAAAAAATGGATGGAAAGAAACTTGTGCCATCCAATAATACTTGTGCCGCACCCGAAGCACTTAAATTTAAAACACAAATACAAGCAAAGTGTCCAGGTACAAATATAGATAACAAGACATATACAGTTACAGATAGAGGTGGAGTTATAAAAGTTGTAAATGGAGTATATAAGATAGACATACTAATGTCTAGCAAAGAAGAATGTAACAAGTTTGGAAGAAGAAAAGGAAGCATAATAATTGGAGATGGAACAGGATATACAAATGCTACAGGAAAGGCAAAAGAATTAATTAGTATAGCAAAAAGTAAATTAGGTTGTAAGTATGTTTGGGGGGCAACTGGGGAGAATACTTTTGATTGTAGTGGGTTTACTCAGTGGTGCTATAAAAAGATAGGCATAAGTATTCCTAGAGTATCAAAAGACCAAGGAAAAGCAGGTAAAGCAGTAAGTAAAGGAAGTTTACAACCAGGAGATTTAGTTTTCTTTTCTAGCAAAGGAGCAAATGGAGCAATAGACCATGTTGGCATGTTTATTGGAAATGGAGAATTTATTCATTCGCCACATAGTGGTGATGTAGTAAAAATAAGTAAGTTAAGTGGTAGTTATTACACTAAAAATTATGTAACAGCTAAAAGATTTTTATAA
- a CDS encoding LysM peptidoglycan-binding domain-containing protein has translation MEMWIRQANDTFRFPVFPSSFEINSKAIVNTSNILKTGEIAVFGGVGLRTTEISSFFPKNDYTFCDYTGFPSPYDCVNKIEKWMNEGFILRFTVTETNINMEVIIDSFKYEEKDCTGDVYFTLNLKEYKRIQIPKINTSSNDKLSSKLDLPLTKGFEVKNKQKTHKVGKGDSLWSLAKKYYGNGDLWKKIYDANKKLIKNPDVIKDGWVLIIP, from the coding sequence TTGGAAATGTGGATTAGACAAGCAAATGACACCTTTAGATTTCCTGTTTTCCCAAGCTCTTTTGAGATAAACAGTAAAGCAATAGTAAATACCTCAAATATCTTGAAAACAGGAGAAATTGCAGTATTTGGAGGTGTAGGCTTAAGAACTACAGAAATATCTAGTTTCTTTCCCAAAAATGACTATACTTTTTGTGATTATACAGGTTTTCCCTCGCCTTATGACTGTGTAAATAAAATTGAAAAATGGATGAATGAAGGCTTTATATTAAGGTTTACAGTTACAGAAACAAATATAAATATGGAAGTAATAATAGACAGTTTTAAATATGAAGAAAAAGACTGCACAGGAGATGTATATTTCACTTTAAATTTAAAAGAGTATAAAAGAATACAGATACCTAAAATCAATACGAGTTCAAATGATAAGTTATCTTCAAAACTTGATTTACCTTTGACGAAAGGATTTGAGGTTAAAAATAAACAAAAGACTCATAAAGTAGGTAAAGGCGACAGTCTTTGGTCACTTGCAAAAAAATATTATGGAAATGGAGATTTGTGGAAGAAGATTTATGATGCAAATAAAAAATTAATTAAAAATCCTGACGTTATAAAAGATGGTTGGGTGTTAATAATTCCTTAG
- a CDS encoding SHOCT domain-containing protein, translating into MGLFSRKEKTKEPCIICGTDTNDLKVSDGYLCKNCLEKCRVEIVSSGKPIKKLTKNDILECMENSKDEEGNFSKSEMVMLEYIGGHPLLNEEGLLFVVVKDNKILFKKTGKNLNDKMIDVFEISYSEIKSVSIEKEEEVIRRYTATRIALFGPFALAMKKKTIDKKEYLIVECKDFILSFKKNDNVCAIIYKKLVEYRKNNKVEDANNNIADKNNAIDPLEKIKTLKELLDMGAITEEEFNTKKKELLNL; encoded by the coding sequence ATGGGATTATTCAGTAGAAAAGAGAAAACAAAAGAACCATGTATAATTTGTGGAACTGATACAAATGATTTAAAAGTTTCAGATGGATACTTGTGTAAAAATTGTCTTGAGAAATGCAGAGTTGAGATAGTTTCATCAGGAAAGCCAATAAAGAAACTAACTAAAAATGATATTTTAGAATGTATGGAAAATAGTAAAGATGAAGAAGGAAACTTCAGCAAGAGCGAAATGGTAATGTTAGAATATATAGGAGGGCACCCGCTTTTAAATGAAGAAGGGCTTTTATTTGTTGTAGTTAAAGATAATAAAATATTATTTAAAAAGACTGGAAAAAATTTAAATGATAAAATGATTGATGTCTTTGAAATTTCATATTCAGAAATAAAAAGTGTTTCTATTGAAAAAGAAGAGGAAGTTATTAGAAGGTATACAGCAACTAGAATAGCTTTGTTTGGACCATTCGCTCTTGCTATGAAAAAAAAGACAATAGATAAAAAGGAATACTTAATAGTAGAATGTAAAGATTTTATATTATCTTTTAAGAAAAATGACAATGTATGTGCAATTATTTATAAAAAATTAGTTGAATATAGAAAAAACAATAAAGTTGAAGATGCTAACAATAATATAGCTGATAAAAATAATGCTATTGACCCACTAGAGAAAATAAAAACATTAAAAGAGTTATTAGATATGGGAGCAATAACAGAAGAAGAATTTAATACTAAGAAAAAAGAATTATTGAACTTATAA
- a CDS encoding phage tail tape measure protein, whose amino-acid sequence MSAGSRALEAVIRMRDEASRTLQQVRDATRALQNQTDSTSEAQERLQEQLKKVGEIATKACAGLGAGVLSIGGMAIKANDDYQKALNQIQASTGNTAQGMEHLKDAMLGVYKNNFGEDFADIANAMSIVDKSLAGATGNIQGLTEKAIGFRDTFGYEVSESIRSADALIQNFGISGDEAFNLMAQGQQRGLDYSGELLDNINEYSVQFKKFGFTATDMFNIFETGMNSGAFNLDKVGDAIKELSVNAIDGSNTTVDAFKKLGFNADDMAKKFAGGGESAKKAFMDTMKAIGDVNDPLKQSTIGAQLFKTMWEDLGPDVCRQLGNIGDKFDETKNTMDEINQIKYASFSQGLQGIGRIINADVLIPLGQRMLPALNDFANWLKNDGVKSINSFANEIGNGLSSAVKLATKALPLLIDSLSWILKNGPVIASIFVSIKTASIMTSAVKSIVALKNSWIVAKLAVRTYMVGMAEAGTVLSSFQILVGVLTTEMTIAQARTMLLAKASALLGGPIGIAVIAVTALVAGLVVLWNTNKGFRDFVINAWNNIKETATKVWGSICNFFTQTIPQAWESLCTSFSNAGTWFVQMWNNIKQTFVNGWNAIVAFFTQTIPTWINNIGVWFGQLPAKIGYGLGFALGKIISWGISVWTYLVTNVPIWINNIGTFFAQLPNKIWTWLVNTVQKIGQWGMVMIAYAQIYARMIINNIVVFFQTLPSRVWTWLTNTIQKVATWGSQMATKGKEGAKKLITTVVDTLKSLPKKVMDIGKNIVKGLWEGITGAGDWLKGKIGDFANGVISGFKDGFGVHSPSWKLRDLVGKFLPPGIWNGIKMTLPKLETNITGMVNSLVSRMYNPKEVEESNYTSKYKEAITQRTEQNTVNKTNSETTNNKEDNNITININLGGVTVKEEADMTKLTKMLVREIKLGIAGGV is encoded by the coding sequence ATGTCAGCAGGAAGCAGAGCTTTGGAAGCTGTTATAAGAATGCGAGATGAAGCTAGTAGAACCCTACAACAAGTTAGAGATGCTACTAGAGCCCTTCAAAATCAAACTGATTCAACATCAGAAGCACAAGAAAGATTACAAGAACAGTTAAAGAAAGTTGGAGAAATAGCAACGAAAGCATGTGCTGGATTAGGTGCAGGAGTGCTAAGTATTGGTGGGATGGCAATAAAAGCTAATGATGATTATCAAAAAGCTTTGAATCAAATACAAGCGTCAACAGGAAATACAGCACAAGGTATGGAACATTTAAAAGATGCAATGCTTGGAGTATATAAAAATAATTTTGGCGAGGATTTTGCAGATATAGCAAATGCTATGTCTATAGTGGACAAAAGCCTAGCAGGAGCAACTGGAAATATACAAGGTTTAACTGAAAAAGCAATTGGATTCAGAGATACATTCGGATACGAGGTATCTGAAAGTATTAGGTCAGCAGATGCACTGATACAAAATTTTGGTATAAGTGGTGACGAAGCATTTAATTTAATGGCACAAGGGCAGCAACGAGGATTAGATTATTCGGGCGAATTACTCGATAATATTAATGAATATTCGGTTCAATTTAAAAAATTTGGGTTTACTGCTACAGACATGTTCAATATTTTTGAAACAGGCATGAATAGTGGAGCATTCAACCTTGACAAAGTTGGAGACGCAATAAAAGAACTTTCTGTAAACGCAATCGATGGTTCTAATACTACTGTAGATGCTTTTAAGAAACTAGGTTTCAACGCTGACGATATGGCTAAGAAATTTGCAGGAGGAGGCGAATCTGCTAAGAAAGCTTTTATGGACACTATGAAAGCTATAGGTGATGTAAATGACCCTTTGAAGCAAAGCACTATTGGAGCTCAGCTTTTTAAGACTATGTGGGAAGATTTAGGACCAGACGTTTGTAGGCAACTTGGCAATATAGGAGATAAGTTTGATGAAACAAAAAATACTATGGATGAAATAAATCAAATTAAATATGCGTCATTCTCACAAGGGTTACAAGGTATTGGCAGAATTATAAATGCAGATGTGTTGATACCCCTTGGTCAGCGGATGTTACCTGCTCTAAATGACTTTGCCAATTGGTTGAAAAATGATGGAGTTAAGTCGATAAATAGTTTTGCAAATGAGATAGGAAATGGATTATCAAGTGCTGTAAAACTTGCAACTAAAGCATTACCACTTTTAATTGATTCTTTAAGTTGGATTTTAAAGAATGGACCTGTAATCGCAAGTATTTTTGTAAGTATAAAAACAGCTTCTATTATGACTAGTGCAGTTAAAAGCATTGTAGCTCTGAAAAACTCTTGGATTGTGGCAAAGTTGGCTGTAAGAACCTATATGGTTGGCATGGCAGAGGCAGGTACGGTTTTGAGTAGTTTTCAAATTTTGGTTGGAGTATTAACTACAGAAATGACTATAGCTCAAGCTAGGACAATGCTATTAGCAAAAGCAAGTGCTCTTTTAGGTGGTCCTATAGGAATTGCTGTAATTGCAGTAACCGCTCTCGTAGCAGGACTTGTAGTCTTGTGGAATACAAACAAGGGCTTTAGAGATTTTGTTATAAATGCTTGGAACAATATAAAAGAAACAGCAACAAAAGTTTGGGGAAGTATATGTAATTTCTTTACACAAACTATTCCACAAGCTTGGGAAAGTCTATGTACAAGTTTTTCAAATGCAGGAACTTGGTTTGTACAGATGTGGAACAATATAAAACAGACTTTTGTAAATGGTTGGAATGCTATTGTAGCTTTCTTTACTCAAACTATTCCAACATGGATAAATAATATTGGAGTGTGGTTTGGACAATTACCTGCAAAAATTGGCTATGGATTAGGATTTGCATTAGGCAAAATAATTTCTTGGGGTATTTCTGTTTGGACTTACTTAGTTACAAATGTTCCTATATGGATTAATAATATAGGAACATTCTTTGCTCAACTTCCTAATAAAATTTGGACTTGGTTAGTGAATACAGTTCAAAAAATAGGTCAGTGGGGTATGGTTATGATAGCATATGCTCAAATTTATGCTAGGATGATTATTAATAATATAGTGGTGTTTTTTCAAACCTTACCTAGCAGAGTTTGGACTTGGCTTACAAATACAATTCAAAAAGTTGCTACTTGGGGAAGTCAAATGGCAACTAAAGGTAAAGAAGGTGCTAAAAAATTAATTACTACAGTAGTGGACACATTGAAGTCTTTACCTAAAAAAGTGATGGATATAGGTAAAAATATTGTTAAAGGGCTTTGGGAAGGTATTACAGGAGCTGGAGATTGGCTAAAAGGTAAGATTGGAGATTTTGCAAATGGTGTAATAAGCGGATTTAAAGATGGTTTTGGAGTGCATTCTCCATCTTGGAAATTAAGGGATTTGGTAGGTAAATTTCTTCCTCCTGGTATTTGGAATGGAATAAAAATGACATTGCCAAAATTAGAGACTAATATTACTGGGATGGTTAACAGTTTAGTTAGTAGAATGTATAATCCTAAAGAAGTTGAAGAGAGTAACTATACAAGTAAATACAAAGAGGCTATAACTCAAAGAACTGAACAAAATACTGTTAATAAAACTAATAGCGAGACTACAAATAATAAAGAAGATAATAATATTACTATAAATATAAACTTAGGTGGTGTTACAGTTAAAGAAGAAGCTGATATGACTAAATTAACTAAGATGTTAGTAAGAGAAATAAAATTAGGAATAGCTGGTGGTGTATAG